The following proteins come from a genomic window of Aquimarina sp. MAR_2010_214:
- a CDS encoding methylmalonyl-CoA mutase family protein codes for MEQIAPYTPKNKVRIVTAASLFDGHDAAINIMRRIIQSTGVEVIHLGHDRSVEEVVNCAIQEDANAIAMTSYQGGHNEYFKYMYDLLKEKGATHIKIFGGGGGVILPEEIKELMDYGITRIYSPDDGRELGLQGMINDLVKRSDFPVGDHLNGEVEHLAEKEIGSIARVISAAENFPEVAKDTLDQIHLKNKTSKTPVLGITGTGGAGKSSLVDELVRRFLIDFPEKTIGLISVDPSKRKTGGALLGDRIRMNAINSPRVYMRSLATRQSNLALSKYVAEAIEVLKAAEFDLIILETSGIGQSDTEILEHSDTSLYVMTPEFGAATQLEKIDMLDFADLVAINKFDKRGSLDALRDVKKQYMRNHQLWDIPQDELPVFGTIASQFNDPGMNTLYKEIMDKIVEKTGAELKSDFHISKEMSEKIFVIPPSRTRYLSEISENNRAYDKTANTQVEVAQKLYGIYKTICSVANIDSIALSKNGIEEESLQNVKTEDNASFLKLLLAEFDRIKLNLDPYNWEIITGWAVKVKKYKDPIYSFKVRDKEIKIETHTESLSHSQIPKVALPKYEAWGDILKWCLQENVPGEFPYASGLYPFKRTGEDPTRMFAGEGGPERTNRRFHYVSLGMPAKRLSTAFDSVTLYGNDPDQRPDIYGKIGNAGVSICCLDDAKKLYSGFDLTHAMTSVSMTINGPAPMLLGFFMNAAIDQNCEKYIKENNLEAEVTAKIKKIYAEKGVERPEYQGELPEGNDGLGLMLLGVTGDQVLPIDVYNEIKTTTLNTVRGTVQADILKEDQAQNTCIFSTEFALRLMGDVQEYFIEKQVRNFYSVSISGYHIAEAGANPITQLALTLANGFTYVEYYLSRGMDINKFGPNLSFFFSNGIDPEYAVIGRVARKIWAKALKNKYGANSRAQMLKYHIQTSGRSLHAQEIDFNDIRTTLQALYAIYDNCNSLHTNAYDEAITTPTEESVRRAMAIQLIINKELGLAKNENPIQGSFIIEELTDLVEDAVLAEFDRITERGGVLGAMETMYQRSKIQEESLYYETLKHNGEFPIIGVNTFLSSKGSPTVTPGEVIRATEEEKEYQIRMLNELHKGNADTTAELLKELQEKAISNQNIFEALMDVCKKCSLGQITSALFEVGGQYRRNM; via the coding sequence ATGGAACAAATAGCACCTTATACACCCAAGAATAAAGTCAGAATAGTTACAGCAGCTTCATTATTTGATGGACACGATGCCGCTATTAATATTATGCGTCGTATTATCCAATCTACAGGAGTAGAAGTCATTCACTTAGGTCACGATCGTAGTGTAGAAGAAGTTGTGAATTGTGCCATACAAGAAGATGCTAATGCTATAGCAATGACTTCTTATCAAGGAGGGCACAATGAATATTTTAAATATATGTATGATTTGCTAAAAGAGAAAGGAGCAACTCATATTAAAATATTTGGAGGTGGTGGTGGAGTAATCCTTCCAGAAGAGATCAAAGAACTTATGGATTATGGGATTACTCGTATATATTCTCCTGATGATGGAAGAGAATTAGGGTTACAAGGGATGATTAATGATCTTGTTAAAAGATCAGATTTCCCTGTAGGCGATCATCTTAATGGAGAAGTGGAGCATCTGGCAGAAAAAGAAATCGGTTCTATTGCTCGAGTTATTTCTGCAGCAGAAAATTTTCCTGAAGTAGCTAAAGATACTTTAGATCAGATTCATCTAAAGAATAAAACATCTAAAACACCTGTACTTGGTATTACCGGTACTGGTGGAGCTGGTAAATCATCACTGGTTGATGAGTTGGTTCGCCGGTTTTTGATTGATTTTCCTGAAAAAACAATTGGATTAATCTCTGTAGATCCTTCTAAACGTAAAACAGGAGGAGCACTATTAGGAGATAGAATTAGAATGAATGCTATTAATTCTCCTAGAGTATATATGCGCTCTCTGGCCACACGCCAATCTAATCTGGCATTGTCTAAGTATGTAGCAGAAGCAATAGAAGTACTTAAGGCTGCTGAATTTGATCTTATCATTCTCGAGACTTCAGGGATCGGACAGTCTGATACCGAAATCTTAGAACATAGTGATACCTCTTTATATGTGATGACACCAGAATTTGGTGCTGCAACACAATTAGAGAAAATAGATATGTTGGACTTTGCAGACTTGGTAGCCATCAATAAATTTGATAAACGAGGTTCTTTGGATGCATTACGGGATGTGAAAAAACAATATATGCGTAATCATCAATTATGGGATATCCCACAGGATGAGTTACCAGTATTTGGAACGATTGCTTCGCAGTTTAATGACCCGGGAATGAACACACTCTACAAGGAAATTATGGATAAAATTGTAGAGAAAACAGGGGCAGAGTTGAAATCTGATTTTCATATTTCTAAAGAAATGTCTGAAAAGATATTTGTTATCCCGCCAAGTAGAACTAGATATCTATCAGAAATCTCAGAGAATAACAGAGCATATGATAAAACTGCAAACACTCAGGTAGAAGTTGCACAAAAATTATATGGTATCTATAAAACGATCTGTAGCGTTGCTAATATCGATTCTATTGCTTTATCTAAGAATGGTATTGAAGAAGAGAGTCTTCAGAATGTAAAAACCGAGGATAATGCATCATTTTTGAAATTACTTTTGGCAGAGTTTGATAGAATAAAACTTAATCTAGATCCTTATAATTGGGAAATTATTACAGGATGGGCTGTTAAAGTCAAAAAATATAAAGATCCTATTTATTCTTTTAAGGTAAGAGATAAAGAAATTAAAATAGAAACACATACAGAGTCGTTATCACATAGTCAGATTCCTAAGGTAGCATTACCAAAATATGAAGCTTGGGGTGATATCCTGAAATGGTGTTTACAAGAAAATGTACCAGGTGAGTTTCCTTATGCTTCTGGATTATACCCTTTTAAGCGTACCGGAGAAGATCCAACACGTATGTTTGCCGGAGAAGGTGGTCCAGAACGTACCAATCGTCGTTTTCACTATGTGAGTTTAGGAATGCCTGCTAAGCGACTTTCTACAGCCTTTGATTCGGTAACACTTTATGGAAATGATCCCGATCAGAGACCTGATATTTATGGTAAAATAGGTAATGCAGGAGTATCTATTTGCTGTCTTGATGATGCAAAGAAATTATACTCTGGATTTGATCTAACACACGCCATGACTTCGGTAAGTATGACCATTAATGGTCCTGCGCCAATGTTACTGGGTTTCTTTATGAATGCAGCAATCGATCAAAATTGTGAGAAGTATATTAAAGAAAATAACCTTGAAGCTGAAGTAACAGCTAAAATCAAAAAAATATATGCCGAAAAAGGAGTAGAACGTCCAGAATATCAAGGCGAACTTCCTGAAGGTAATGATGGGTTAGGACTAATGCTTCTTGGTGTTACAGGAGATCAGGTATTACCTATAGATGTGTATAATGAAATTAAAACAACAACCCTAAATACTGTTCGTGGTACTGTACAAGCAGATATACTTAAAGAAGATCAGGCACAAAATACCTGTATTTTCTCTACAGAATTCGCATTGCGTTTGATGGGAGATGTACAAGAATATTTTATTGAGAAACAAGTGCGTAACTTCTATTCGGTATCCATTTCTGGATATCATATTGCAGAAGCAGGAGCAAATCCAATCACACAGTTAGCATTAACACTGGCAAATGGTTTTACGTATGTAGAATATTACCTAAGCCGCGGAATGGATATTAATAAATTTGGCCCCAACTTATCCTTCTTTTTCTCTAATGGTATTGATCCAGAATATGCAGTTATTGGCCGTGTAGCTCGTAAAATATGGGCAAAAGCTTTAAAAAATAAATACGGAGCAAATTCTAGAGCTCAGATGTTGAAATATCATATCCAAACTTCGGGTAGATCATTACATGCTCAGGAAATTGATTTTAATGATATTCGTACAACACTTCAAGCGTTATATGCAATTTATGATAATTGTAATTCATTGCATACCAATGCTTATGATGAAGCGATTACTACGCCAACAGAAGAATCTGTGCGTAGAGCAATGGCAATACAATTGATCATTAATAAAGAATTAGGGCTGGCTAAAAATGAAAACCCAATTCAGGGATCTTTTATTATAGAAGAACTAACAGATCTTGTTGAAGATGCAGTATTGGCAGAGTTTGACAGAATCACAGAACGAGGTGGAGTGCTAGGAGCTATGGAAACCATGTATCAACGTAGTAAAATACAAGAAGAAAGTTTGTATTATGAAACGTTGAAACATAATGGAGAATTTCCGATTATCGGAGTGAATACATTTTTAAGCTCTAAAGGATCACCAACGGTAACACCAGGAGAAGTAATTCGTGCAACAGAAGAAGAAAAGGAATATCAGATCAGAATGCTAAACGAATTGCACAAAGGAAATGCTGATACTACAGCAGAACTACTAAAAGAGCTGCAAGAAAAAGCGATCAGTAATCAGAATATTTTTGAAGCTTTAATGGATGTGTGTAAAAAATGTTCTTTAGGTCAGATCACATCAGCATTGTTCGAAGTAGGAGGGCAGTATAGACGAAATATGTAA